The region CTAGCAACAAATCAGAAGACGATTAGTTGAAATAAACATGAATGAAACTGGTGAGTGAAGGAGTTTCAAAAATTATGCAGAGATCACTTACTCCTATCAATACAAAAGCTCGACTTATAGTCTGCTCCAGTCGTTGATGGCCAGTCCAAACTACTTGAATTGAGAGAAGCAGCACCTGCTAGTGTTTTGCATTGCTCCCAGTTTGGAACTCCTACCAGATATAAAAAAGGATATTCAATTTTGTGAAGTTCACTATTATTTTCCCGGTCACCAACATTTAGCCCAAAACAACCATAGCAGGTATAGTTCTGCACGAAACCAGGGCCAAAGCAGGGATGCCTCAACTCTAGTATACCCCCAGTGCTTTCTCCGAGGGCTTCTGTGTGACTGAGCAAAACAACTGTTCTGTCAAATGCTTCGTTCAAGCCAAATGCTGGCAACGAGTACGCTAAAATATTATGTTCAATAAATCCAAATCTTGACCTCATGAAGTGGGTGTCTTTCTTCATACTATCTACTTCCATCACAACCTGCAAAGATGAACCTCCTAAGTCGAGAAGTCCCAAGGTGGGTGACCTCAAATGATGCCTAAAGATCTCCATTTTATAATTCAGAGCAACCCAACCATAGTAAGCCTCTTCCTTCCCACTCAACACTCTTATCCAACTCCTTTTATACGAAAAGGAATGTTCCTTTACAATAGTTTCAGCATCCTCCAAAACCTGCCTACTTTCCTCAATTGCTAACCTTCTCAGTCCAGCAGTAGCTAAAACAAAAATAGGAGTGTCCTTATGTCTTTCGAAAGGTACAATCTTTTCTGACCAAGTAATCAATGGTTCCAAAGATGCTCTCACACCAGATGAATTGCCGACAAACTTATCTAAACCGGGTTCAGTTTGCATACAGTGATACTTGCAAGAAGTTTTCAGAAGTGAACCATTGGTTAAATTATCAGGATAAGAATGCAACAAACTGGGCAACTCCATCTTATTTGCATCTTTTTCTACCCACTCATACACATTCACTCGCGTTCCTGTGCTACCACAGTCCACAACCACAGTATAATAAGACCCTTTAGACACCCTACGACCTTCCCCGAGTTTAAATACGAAAAGGGCACCAACCAATAGCAGAACCACAACTAAAACGACAACACTTATCTTTATTGCCCTTTTATAATGAGCGAAACCCATGATTGATAACTTGAGTTTCGAAGGAGATTTGGGTTCCATAGCTGAAACATCAACATGAATATATCCCCATACAGCAAAATACTAAATGGTCTAAAAGTTTAGACGGAGAAACTTAAAAGAACAAAGCTTAGCTCCAATTCTAACAATCTTCCACTTGGGGCAAATAAATATGTAGATCTTAACGAGAAATTTCACCGAAATAAACTAGTGCCATAGCCCACCATCTCATTTACTTTGATGAAGAAAACCATAAGGAATACTATTAAAAATGTGGGCATTGCATAGAATGTAAACCAGAGTGGTCTGAAGGCCAGTCAACAAATACATCAAATGAGTTTAAATCAAACAGAGAGAGCTTACTTGTTTCAGCTATGAAGAGTTGAAGACTTAGAAACCATGTCGTCAAACACACACAATCACTCTCTCTGTACTGTTTCACAGGGAAACGAGAGAGATCGCACAGCTGACACTCAAAACTCAAGGCTGGATCCAATGTCGAATACAGGAATCAGCCCACAGAAAACTGACAATCAAATAACGAGTTCTACCGTTTTTGTACATAGATATTCCAGAACTCGTAAATATTCTTTAAttggttttttcttttaatttttttctttttcctttttaaatGAATCGCATACATAAGAATAAGAACAAAACAGATGAGAAAAAAAACTTACAGGCAGGTACTACAAAATGTAACACAAAGTTTGGACAAGACAAGTTGACTGAGGAAAAaaaacttacaaaataaataaaagaaagaagatCAACAAGATAAATAATGATATTAAGAAATTTTTTGATATTGTAAAAAATATTATcctataaattataatttttataaaaaattaaaatttatatgtgAAATTCTTAAGGCTAAGGCTGAAGGGGTCACCATTAGATTTAAATTGTTTATTATGTCTAAAGATTGGAGCTGTTTCTTTCAAGTCACAAAACCTGCTCAACATAGATGTTCagtgtctttttcgctatcaacgtTTATAAAAGAGGTTAAAGAAATAGTTATATGAACACATATTTTTATGTgattcaggttataaaagaatcTTAGTCCACGAATCTTTAGTATTATGGAGATTGCAAGCTTCTACAGTGTTTTCTCATGCAGTATTTAGATTGCACTAAGTACAAATATTTTTCTCAGCCAAAAAAaacgaaccctttacaatgagactctcaGTCCTATTTATAGTGGTcgaggtcattaatgttaatcataaaCAACTAATGTGCAATCTTCCCATAATTGAgggattaatacacttcaatgcattgggTTGCAATGAATAGAGGCTATGGCCCAGGCAAGACTTGcgggggcccattgcagaaaggtAACCACTTTACAGGGAACATGCCCATGAGACTGTCAGGGCATGTTGTATGTATCCCCGTGTCAGGCGACGTAGTGGGCatgcgaattgtcgagtcgtacctTGACAACACTATTGACGGAAGGTTGTCAGGCAATCCTCTGACCCTGAGAACCCGCACCCCCTTGACATGTTGCTCCACCTCCTAGGTCTGAGAACTAGAACCTCGGGCTTGGAGGCGATCGAGACATAACACTCCTGGCCTTAACTGTCCGAGCTGGAGAAACTCTGTCTCCGAGACCGAAACTCGGCGAGTAACTCACCAAGGCACCTACTGTCCTCCTTGGACACATTCGGGCCTAGGAGGACCTTTTCTCCGACTACAGGCCTCGGGAAGTAACATACCCCGAGGATGTTTGCATACATCATAGCCAGCCACCAGGGACTGCCATGTGTCGGCTGTgagaaaatacggacaacatttgccccccaagtctctacttgtcctcggacagtggagacttcAAATTGAGGGAGATTTTGAGGAGTCCTCGGATAGCAAGCGTTTGGACTTCCGCTGATGTCACTCTTAAAAGCAGAACCACGTGTCCACGCCCCATTATTGGGCCCATCAGTTCGTGCATTTAATTAGGGGTCATCTTGATATCCCAAACGTCTACTATGAGCCCAAGGTGTCCTATCCCAAAGAAAACAATGATTGCAATCCACTCCTTTTGAAATCTAACAGTTGGATTATTTTAGTAAATTTACTCATTTGACAGTCATGGGAGCGTTACCTCTCTGGTATGTTTTACTGGGtataaaaaacccaaaaaaacctTCAGTCTCTTATTACAACAATTCAAAAATCATGAAACCTCTCAACGCACTCTCTACTCTCTAGTCCTCAACCCCTTCCCAGAGTTCTAGACAACTGGCGTGAATCTTTTTATTTTTGGTCAAACGGCAAGCAGTACTTCAAGGTTGGACTCGCCTCAACACCAATCTCTGTTTTATCTCGGGTAAGCATCTTCAATCCATTTTCTTTGGTGTGTGGTGTTTTTCGATATACGTTTAGGAATGGCATTAGTGTAGAATTCCATAGTCTGTTCTCCGTTTTCACAAGTCGTCTTAAGCATATTTTAACATTAGGCTCTCTCAAAATGACCCTCATGAGTTTTCTATCAACTTTGCGTTTCTGGACCTGCGGCCAGAATCTGGGAATTTTCCAAATTTCGGTAGGTTTATCTTCCCCATCCCGTCGCTAGGCACTAGGGCTGTCTCGTATCCCCAAAACTCTCATTTTCCTTTCGAGCAGTATTCCTAGAGTCGTTTGtgttttggccatttttcctTCGGTCAGAATACTAACTGCTTGGCTTTTTGTCTCAGATGTTTGAGGAAATCCACCAACTGCACGACTCACGGATTTAATATATTCCACTAGGAACTCTCATAGATGGCTCGTGTAACGCactaaactccagggatcgttacggtgtgccttttaaacagtgttaaactcgccaatcgagtcatttggccataattgtgtaactaagtatgattagcagtttagggattaaaaattttggttaagatataatgtttcactaaaaagtttactgtatacattgggatcccaaaaatataatttaaaggttaattacacgcaaatatttacaaccagctgatctaagtggcaaaataaggtttaaccctagttccttttttaaccctcggtcgtggcggttgagcagtcgcatatgtacacattgtcacctaagctctccaacttaaggatggcccagctttcttttgcctttacctgcaccacatagcacccgtgagtcgaagcccagcaagaaaactcattatgctcatgaacagtaataacatgtcatcaaattataatgtgcatgcctagcattaataacattaatcatgcatgcaaaCAAGTTTAGATAATGACGGGGGATTCATGATGAGGAATcatgccctcctgaatggatgactatcaagtcaatcctaatcagacgagtgatttaacactttatggttccattaaccataacgagtgactgacgagcaagtcactatggggcccAGCACCCACAGCAATGTGactgatgatcattataatcatacagagcttatagccctgaatagatgagtgaatatcacttcgaggttctgtttaaccataatgagtgactgacgagcaagtcactacggggctcagcacccacagccatgtgacagCGCAGtgagtgattgatgggtagtCAATACGGGcccagcacccatagccatgtgacgaaaaagtcacctaggccttctggccctagctctaatcagatgagtgactgatgggtaagtcactacgggcccagcacccatagccatgtaacAAAGCAGCCActtgggctctctggccctggctctaagtgactagccataagctagacaagcgcttttagttttcatcgaacttgaggtcggtccagcattaatgctcatttgagtcattcaatgccgatgtcgattagatctaatctttgtcggcttgcgttaaacacgctaagaccattcttgacttattagtcaatactaggtgaccaatgctcagtactactgccaagcTGTGACTcacgaacttgactagtgagtcacagcttcacagttaatactgacaccattgccaattctgactatttagtcagtgccacacacaagtaagcaatgctaccaggcatatatcatatgtcaaatatccaaatgtagggcattcagcatgcttacttaatagttgctagcataattatgatcatgcacaaacacagagactcaagctctgatcaatctcatattcaacattcatggcatgccctaatcacatgtttcttgtgcatcgcatgcttcacatactgggtgcagttttcttacctctggttcgagcgagaaatagcgaatgagcgacccttgagaatgatcgacctttgattctttaacggcCACCcactcataaccaaatatgggattccatcaataaaatcaatcaataaaaggttcccgaaccaagacctagcctctgggacatcgaatcctactaaactgggtaatagaaacgatcccgaggcctaaggtttgagttcccatgacaaaaacacatttctggccaaaaatgctcttaagggTCGTGACCCTATatccaccatgccgcggcccgcctcccaaacagaggcgtcaacctcaagctcctgcaccctaTGCCGCGGCCCTACTTGGCCATCAACCAAAATCCCttgttttctcccatcaaaacctcattttttccctcatttaatccttccaaaacttactcaaacatctccaaatgcaAACCAAGGATCCCCAAAACACAATCAACATtcccacaacaaaacccaagctaactttctcaaaaacctccatgaattctcaactaatcacttcaaaattctcaattgaaaactaatagaaaaacagggtttaaccaaaatttcatggctgaattcttacctcaagcttgaattgagtcctcttcaatggttgaactaaagtctagaacctcaagccttgattcccacacttgaatcctcaaacttagcttcaaaattccaaagagaaATGAGCATTTCAAGAAGATGAACGAGAGAGGAAGAAGAAATGCTTTGTTTTCTACAGCCCTCTTAGtttatatatatcctttaggtccaaaagaccaaaatgcccctaggctcatcttctttccttaacagcccccaagggtaaaattgtcctttcccatctaatcccactaatcataattaacgtcctccaattcccattactcccaatattctcaaatgctaataaatcacatctcattaccctttaattcctggcaatgttctaatcaccaaattactctgagactcaccccgagccccaaaactaaccccgttatgaccagactgataacttgcattcaaaaatcatctcatgccgaatggcgcgaaaaaatccacatataatgtggtattattcataattcacccatatgcatgaaaatacacaattacgccctcaacgggtcaaattaccaaaatgcccttataattaaaaatggacacatatgcatgcatttatcatcatatcataatataattcacaaaacacatgcatataatcatttaataatataataaatcaattatggccctcccggcctcctaatcaaggtcctaaaccttattaggaattttggggcattacagccagCGTGAGAGATACCTCCGAAGGCAACGCAGGGACGAGGGCCTGAGCGCTGGACAAGGAACAAACTGTCTGCCCCGACCTCCAGGTGACAGTGAGGCCTTTAAGGTGCGAATATTCGGGGCTTACCGTAGAGGCGGTGAACGAAGCCCCCGTTCCACATCCTTTGCAATAATACAAGGGTGAGGCATTCGAAGCGGAAGACTATCACACACTGCTCTGACATCCTGAGGCTCTAGAGGCGATCATGAGGTATTACTTAATTGGGGACAAATGCCTCATTCGCCTCTGCCAGGACTCCGAGCGGGTGCACCGCAGTGTCTACAGCCTGGGTGCTTGGATTCAGGCCCACCTGATGGCAGGGGCTACACTACCCCTCAAGTAGTACTTTGTTAAATTTTTGAAGTACGTGGGGATAGCCCCCTTCCAGCTCTCCCCCAACGGCTATAGGGTGCTCACGGGGATGTATGTTCTGTTCTGGAAACAGAAATGGTCGGAGCCCTCGCCAGTAGAGATCTTGTATTTCTACAGTCTAAGGACCACCCCCCGGAAGAAGGGATCCAAGCGGGATGGATACTACTCTCTAGTGAAGTACCCCGCTTCATCACTCGGCTACAAGGTTCCCCATCACAATGAGAATCACACTCACGATTACAAAGATGCATTCTTCTTCACAGACAACTTCCCGACCCGCAATAACCCGACTTTAATTCTCGACTTCACCCGAGTAGGTGAGTATCTTGCCGAACACAGTCATTCTTTGACTCGTTGGGGCCTTTGTATTCAAAACTTAGCAATTTCCTTTTGAATGGGTCCTTTCCGTCGAACCCCATACGTACAGCTCTTCGAGGATCACCTCCAGGCGATGAAGGCTCTTCCTGACCTAGACTTGGACCTTAGCGTCCTAGTAATGGAGCCGAATCTCATTAGGTCGGGGCTCCTCAATGCTGAACAATGGATAAGCAACCTGGAGTTGACCAAATACCGCTAATCTAAAAGTCTCGGGAGCTAGCGTTTCGCCATATCAACTATATAGAAGGGCTGGCCAAAAAGGCATTTCACAAGCGATTGGCGAAGGAAAGGTTGGTGAACGCTCGAGCCATAGAAGAGGCGTGAGAGGCTCAGGAGGACCAGGAGCTCGAGGCAGAACTTCAAGTGGGGATGGAAGCTTCCCACCTGAACTCAGGTAACTCACCTCTCGTTCTGTCGTCTGCTTCCCGAGTAAGTGATAGGATAAGCCTCGGTCAGGTCTAGGCTTCCCCAAGCCTCATCCGATGTGGTCAAATCTCACATCGGCATTGGACTATGGAAGAATTCCAAGACTACTTAGATCTCGTGGATGCATATCTCCACCACCCTAGGAGGCAACCTACCTCCCATGGGTTCGTACCCTTAGACCGAGTAATATCCTTGACCTCGAGCTGGTTTTGCCAATATGGCACCAACATTAGCTATGATGCAAGGAATAAGATAACACACTCTCACTGCTTACACCAAGGGTCAGCTCACAGTGAGCCTTCGAGTAGCTTATTTTGTTATATTATCCTTGTGTAGTATGTATGCTAATTGTTTGTCTTTCATCCTGCAGCTTATATGGGATTGGTGAACATTGCTCGGTCCGCCCTAAGGTTGGGAGCGCCCCTGAGCTCTTCAGCAGGAGAGGGATCATGTCCTCGAGAACAACCCGATCCTTCCCCTCTGGCCAAAAGGCGAAGAATTTCCACACCCTCGAGGATCCCCTTGCAGTTGTCGCCCCTCAGTGGTGGAGATCCCCTCTTTGCCCGAGTTAGACGAGGCGGTACAAGAGACAAGACCAGAGGAGGTCTTAGAACCGGAATAAGAATCAGTTCCTGACTCGGAGAAGGAGGCGATGCCACCCCGAGTCCGTCTCCTGGTATACCCTGAGAGGTACGAGGGGGATTTGTTGGAGCCATACAACAGGATGCTTCAACATTTTCAAGCAAGGCTGGAAGAAGGCAACAAAGCCTTGCACGAGACAGCTGAGGCCCTCCGACAACTTAAACCACCCCGAGAAAGGCCCATCATCCCTCCAATTGGATGAGCTGAGCTGGAGACCCTGTTCTTTGCCAAGTTAGAGGACATAGTTGCTCCTCTTGCCGCCGAACTCCTTTAAGGGGTCAGCTCTAACATGTGCGAGTTGACCGCCTGAACTTTCTCTCAACTTGGCGATAGTAACAAGGCATCTCTCGTGGCCTCATGTCAGTAAACTTCTGTCCGAGTAAGTTAACTCACTCCCGTGCTTGGGTTCGATATACCCAAATGTTATTGAGCTAACACATTTGTCTTATcgcttccccccccccccccttttttttttgcaTTCCGTCTTAGCCTACCAATGCCTAGGAGACATTATAATGGAGAAATCATATGAACTCTAGAGGTCCCATGACAAGATTGTCTCCCTCAAGGAGAAGACAAAGGGTTCTCAAGATAAACTTGCCCGAGCCAACGCTGCCCTCGAGGTCGAGCAAAAACGCTCCTGGGAGCTCGAGGAGACTCTCCAAAAAATCTCTAAGGATTTACAGCGGGCCGAAAGGGAGAAGCAGGCGACTGTGGATAGCATGCAACGAGCCCAGGAGGAAGCCAAGAAAGCTAATGTTGAGATTGCCCGAGTAGCCTTGGAGAATTCTCAGCTCTAGGAGCAGGCAGAGGAGGCTACCAGTCGGGCTGAGCTAGCTGAGAGGAAGAccctccaagccatggagatgaatAGGTCTATTGTGCGCCAGGTGGAGAAGCTCAAACAGGAGACCGAGTCCATCGCCGAGGATGCCTTTTACGTGGCCTGGTATCATAATCAGGGCATGAATCTGGACTTCATCGGGGAGGCTGAGAAGTATAAGTTCTTCTTCAATGAACGTCTCTGAGCTACCTAGGCTGCCGAGGCTACCCAAGTGGTTCCAACAGCTGAGGCGACCCCATCTGTCGAGGCCACTCAACCAACTGGGGTGACCCTAGCTACCGAGACGGTCCAAGCAAGGAGGGTCTTGAGTGGAGATCCGATCGTTGAACTGGTGACAGAGGTTCCCCGAAGACTAATTGTAATTTTTTCATTAGGCCTGCATGCCATAAActtattggggtatagacaaacagtcgctcgagcccccgagcataGTTGTAACTATTTACCCAACTAAGAGTTATGTAGCTTGCCTTActttttatttggtttggttctGTGAATTCACCGTAACTTAAAATGCCACGAGAATATGCACTCATACTGTTTTAGacatttggttctataaatttcACATAACACGAATGttatgagaacaagaactcatacTAATTTTACATGATTCGGTTTTATATATTCAACGTAACacaaatgtcacgagaacaagaactcaaattatTTTAAACATGGTTTTATGAATTCAAACGCAatacgaatgtcacgagaacaagaactctaTTCATTTCAAACATGTATCTATAAATtcaaacgtaacacgaatgtcacgagaacaagaactcaaatcatttcAAATACCTGGTCTTCGCGCTTAGTCTCTGATAGGCCCGTAGTCCTAGAAGTGACTTTGACGTGAGATTTACTGTAGGTCTTTACTTATTGCCTTACATCCCTACCCCCAAAGATTCGAGCTTTTAGGGGCTTTGGTATGCAAAAACAGCTGGCCCCGAGTTTGCACTACTTGAGAGGCCGAGGGTTGCAACACTGCCCCCGAATGAATACCTATCTCCTAGGTTGTGTTCTCGGGAGGTGAGGTTATGGAGAGGCCCAGGCGTAGGCCACCTATGCATCATACATATTAGGATTTGATTATTACTCCCCGGGCGTGCGCTGTCCTGGGGAGGTAACCTAAATTCCTGACTGTTATCCTGGCTTTTCTGAATATGGGATATAGTGATACTAAGGGTGCTTCGCTCATCGACTAGCTAAGCTTCCCGTATCACGGATATCCCAAGGCCAAGTATAGGTACTCGGCCCTCCGTTCGCATTTTGAGATCAAgagacttggtcagagctcctcgGACCCTATGTCCGTGGGAGATGACTGGTCTATTCTTGCGCTACTTAGACAATCTAGCCCTTAGGTGCTAAGCTTAATTCTGCCTAGAATAAGCTACCTTCTAGGCTAGACTTGGTTAGTTTCCTAAGACTTTCTATTTTCGGGATGGCGACACTAGGCCTACTCCTATTGGCTAGATAcaagtttagtttcctaggtcgtccCTTGCAAGGTGCAGTGCTACCCTAAGCCCATGACCCCAAAGTGATCGGAGACTGGTCTGCGGTCATTTGTTCGGATGCGGGCGCTCTTAACAcatcattaataaaaatataacaaaaactaaagaaaaagacataagcaaaacaaacaaatttcttatcatgttttattatataCACGATTTCCATTATATGTGCCTGAAGGCTACAGGGGGTATTATAGAAATAAGAAATGTTTGTTGCAAATGCTACTGGTAGTACCGGCGAAGATGCTCGGCATTCCAGACGTGAGGAATCAGCTCCCCACTAAGTCGGGCTAATTTATATGTTCCCAGACATACAATGCTCtcaacttggtatgggccctcccagtttggtcccagcactcctgcacctagatctcgggtggctaagaagacttttCACAACACTAGGTCTCCGACCTCGAATTTTATGTCCCTCACTATGGAGTTGAAATACCTGGCCACCTTTTGCTGGTAGGACGCTACTCGTAGCTGAGAAGCTTCGCGTAGCTCCTCTACAAGGTCTTGGGACTCCCGAAGTAGGGCATGATTCGTGGTCGGATCATACGTATCCCGTCGGtgcgtggagattgctgcttcaactgggagcatagccttgTACCCATAGGCCATCGAGAAGGGAGAATGGCCAGTGGAGGTCCGggcagtggtgcggtagctccacaatgccctaggaagctcctcgggccaagctcatttcgcctgctccagccttttcttcagagtggacttgagtgtcttgtttactacttccacttggccattggcTTGCGGGTGGGCTAtggaagagaagctcttgatgacaccATGTCGTTGACAGAAGTCTATGAACACGTCACTGTCGAACTATAATCCGTTGTCGAACACTATCTTCCTCGGAAGCCCATACCGACAAACAATATTTTTTATGATGAAGtccaaagcctttttggaggtaaTGGTGACGAGCGgctcggcctcaacccactttgtgaagcAGTCGGCGGCCACTATGGCGTATTTCACCCCTCATTTCCCTGTAGGCAGAGACccgataaggtcgatgccccaaacggaaaaaggccatgggctggtcattTGAGTAAGCTCATTCGGAGGGGCTCAGGGGATGTTggcgaaacgctggcatttgttgcatttcttgacgtaatccatcgcgtctccattcatggtgggccaaaaatatccttgccttaatatcttcttGGAAAGGCTTTGCCCCTGGTGTGATcaccgcagaaaccttcatgtacttctcgcaGTATTGAACTGACTTCTGGTTTGGACACACGCTGAAGCAAGGGTAAAGAATAGCCTCGTCTATAAAGCTTATTATCCATAATTATGTACCTCGGCACTTGGTACAACAACTTCCGAGCTACCTTATTGTCCTGGGGCAACTCCCCAGAGACGAGGTAATTAATTAtcggctccatccacccatcttggggttgtactgTTTCCACCTCGTCTCTTGCCAAGACACTTGGAGAATCCAAGTAGTCGATGGGGACAACGTTGATTAATTTGGCATCTTTGGTCGTAGCCAACTTTGCGAGGGCTTTCGCATTGGAATTTTCCTCCCTCGGCACTTGCCGAATAGTGAATTTTTGGAAGTTATGCAGCATTTCTTGAGACTTTGCAAGTATGCTGCCATTTTTGTaccccgagcctggtattctctAAGAATTTGgttcaccacgagttgggaatcgcttaATATCTCGAGTCCTTCGGCCTTGAGTTCTAATGCCACGTGAAGTCCAGCGattaaagcttcgtactctgcttcgTTATTAGAGGCGCTAAATCCAAAGCGAAGAGCACTATGCACTTTATGCCCCTTGGGGGAGACCAAAATAAGTCCCGCCCCTGCACCATTCTCGTTTGAAGATCcatctacaaacaacttccaCACTGGTCTGACCACCGGGGTGTACTCGGGTCTCTCCTGATTCCCGGTACACTCGGTGATGAAATCGATGAGTGCTTATCCTTTTATAGCAGTCCTCAGGATGTAGGTAATGTAGAACTGACTTAATTCCACCAGCCATTTTAAGTGCCTCCCCGATGACTCAGTCTTCTGAAGGACTTGTCTGATCGCGTGGTTGGTTAGCACCTTAATTGGGTACGCATGGGAGTAAGGTCTTAGCGTCCGAGAGGCCACCATCAAGCAAAAGGTTAACTTATCCATCAGCAGATACCTAGACTTTGCTCTGaggagcctcttgctgatgtaatagatggGGTGTTGAACGCGACTTTCCTCCCTAACTAGCACGACACTTACATCGTCCTCTGACACAGCCACGTAGAGTAGAAGGGGTTCTCCGTCTCCTGGCTTGGACAGTATCGAAGGGTTTTCAATGTGTGCCTTGAGCTATTGGAACGCCCGTTCACACTCTTCCATCCATGAAAATCTCTGACTCCCTCAGAGaatattgaagaaagggatgcacttatcCATTaccttggagacaaaacggctcAAGGTTATGATCCTCCGTGtcaggctctgaacatctttatgtttc is a window of Humulus lupulus chromosome 4, drHumLupu1.1, whole genome shotgun sequence DNA encoding:
- the LOC133830279 gene encoding probable apyrase 7, giving the protein MEPKSPSKLKLSIMGFAHYKRAIKISVVVLVVVLLLVGALFVFKLGEGRRVSKGSYYTVVVDCGSTGTRVNVYEWVEKDANKMELPSLLHSYPDNLTNGSLLKTSCKYHCMQTEPGLDKFVGNSSGVRASLEPLITWSEKIVPFERHKDTPIFVLATAGLRRLAIEESRQVLEDAETIVKEHSFSYKRSWIRVLSGKEEAYYGWVALNYKMEIFRHHLRSPTLGLLDLGGSSLQVVMEVDSMKKDTHFMRSRFGFIEHNILAYSLPAFGLNEAFDRTVVLLSHTEALGESTGGILELRHPCFGPGFVQNYTCYGCFGLNVGDRENNSELHKIEYPFLYLVGVPNWEQCKTLAGAASLNSSSLDWPSTTGADYKSSFCIDRSGGLLNLTAFAHPSARFHALSGFFAVYDKLNLSPKANLTKVWEKGQHLCSKSWADKSSVSGNQYYDAHYCFRVPYMASLIEDSLCLDDKEIFFGPADVSWTLGAALVEGEYLWLSTATSQISTLNLHVQFMSSPIFVFVVLVGLLLIVYRSQFKLPMLSKRGAAPGASLHSYFNQRRRPN